The following coding sequences are from one Paenibacillus sp. FSL R5-0912 window:
- the aroB gene encoding 3-dehydroquinate synthase, which yields MSKSFEVVLKKVVDHSYIIEIGEGLFGSLIRDLQQGLLPDVSKFAIITDSTVEPLYGRPLLELLRRSGFQADLFSFPAGESSKTRETKALLEDQLLSQAYGRDCCIIAVGGGAVTDLAGFLAGTFGRGVPALNYATTLLAAADASVGGKTGVNTPVATNLIGVFHQPRKVYIDLAAWRTLPAREFRSGLAETIKHACLADETFFRYLEENIGRIISEQGGLILDAEVCGHIALTNCRIKYEVVEQDEHESNLRQILNLGHTAGRALEALSGYQLLHGEAVAVGLVIQARLGVKYGYMTAEQADRVVSLLKKAGLPTEIPDSISNRALVDKMYTDKKVRSGRIRFVFQDGIGEMKRFADGSYSVPVEEADIMELLEEIRGN from the coding sequence ATGTCTAAGAGCTTTGAAGTGGTACTCAAAAAGGTAGTCGATCATTCTTACATTATTGAGATTGGCGAGGGTCTGTTCGGTTCCCTGATCCGCGATCTGCAGCAGGGACTTCTGCCGGATGTAAGCAAGTTCGCCATTATTACCGATTCTACGGTCGAGCCGCTGTACGGCCGTCCCTTACTGGAGCTGCTGCGGCGTAGCGGCTTTCAGGCGGATTTATTTTCTTTTCCGGCCGGAGAGAGCTCCAAAACCCGTGAAACTAAGGCACTGCTGGAAGACCAGCTGTTAAGCCAGGCCTACGGGCGGGATTGCTGCATTATTGCCGTGGGCGGCGGAGCCGTAACGGATCTGGCGGGTTTTCTGGCCGGCACCTTTGGCCGCGGGGTCCCTGCCCTGAATTATGCAACCACTCTGCTGGCAGCGGCAGATGCCTCTGTCGGCGGCAAAACAGGCGTGAATACACCTGTCGCCACGAACCTGATCGGCGTGTTCCACCAGCCCCGCAAAGTGTACATAGACCTGGCAGCATGGCGCACCCTTCCAGCCCGTGAGTTCCGCAGCGGCCTGGCGGAGACGATCAAGCATGCCTGCCTGGCCGATGAGACTTTCTTCCGTTACCTGGAGGAGAATATCGGCAGGATCATCTCAGAACAGGGTGGGCTTATCCTGGATGCGGAAGTGTGCGGACATATCGCGCTGACGAACTGCCGGATCAAATACGAAGTGGTGGAACAGGATGAGCATGAGAGCAACCTGCGGCAGATTCTGAATCTGGGTCATACGGCAGGCCGGGCGCTTGAGGCGCTCAGCGGCTACCAGCTGCTGCATGGTGAGGCCGTTGCAGTCGGGCTTGTCATTCAGGCCAGGCTGGGTGTGAAGTATGGATATATGACGGCTGAGCAGGCTGATCGTGTAGTCTCACTGCTGAAGAAGGCAGGCTTGCCGACGGAAATCCCGGATTCTATTTCTAACAGGGCACTGGTGGACAAGATGTACACAGACAAAAAAGTGCGCAGCGGCCGTATCCGCTTCGTCTTCCAGGACGGCATCGGAGAGATGAAGCGTTTCGCAGACGGCTCCTATTCGGTTCCGGTTGAAGAGGCGGATATCATGGAGCTGCTGGAGGAAATACGCGGCAACTGA
- a CDS encoding WecB/TagA/CpsF family glycosyltransferase, with product MRFIAYYDLSLRYIIHRVKDDQEIRIQYIFTGKVAAGHSAGLGRTGETMKDKVSILGVPFSKLTLEQTTSLLDRHIGGGQGGVFHLITANPEITLASQSDGRLREIICSADLIVPDGIGIIMAARRQGNPIPERVTGYDLLLSLLVKGNEQGWSFYFLGTDEVTSGQAVERIALRYPQVKIAGRHHGFFTAAEEPGVIAGIQQAKPDILILAMGAPYSDKWLYKHKEALSGVKVVFGVGGSLDVISGKVKPAPAIWKKLNLEWAHRLLFAPVAKGQKSRWRRQSALPKFVYRTMIRK from the coding sequence ATGAGATTCATAGCCTACTACGATCTGTCGCTGCGGTATATTATTCACCGCGTGAAGGATGATCAGGAGATCCGCATTCAGTATATTTTTACAGGTAAGGTGGCAGCGGGCCATTCTGCAGGATTGGGAAGGACAGGTGAAACGATGAAGGACAAGGTTTCCATTCTCGGGGTTCCATTCTCCAAGCTGACGCTTGAACAGACAACCTCGCTGCTGGACAGGCACATCGGGGGCGGACAGGGAGGGGTGTTTCACCTGATTACAGCGAACCCGGAGATTACATTGGCCAGTCAATCGGATGGGCGGCTCCGGGAGATTATCTGCTCGGCGGATCTGATCGTGCCAGACGGGATCGGGATTATAATGGCAGCTCGAAGACAGGGCAATCCCATTCCGGAGCGGGTGACCGGCTACGATCTGCTGCTAAGCCTGCTTGTGAAGGGGAATGAGCAGGGCTGGAGTTTCTATTTTCTCGGGACGGATGAAGTGACCAGCGGACAAGCGGTGGAGAGAATTGCCCTGCGCTATCCGCAGGTGAAGATTGCCGGAAGGCATCACGGATTCTTTACGGCAGCCGAGGAGCCAGGGGTTATCGCCGGTATTCAGCAGGCCAAGCCGGATATTCTCATTCTTGCGATGGGCGCTCCCTATTCGGACAAATGGCTGTATAAGCATAAGGAGGCGCTCAGCGGGGTTAAGGTTGTGTTTGGCGTTGGCGGCAGTCTGGACGTAATCTCGGGCAAAGTGAAGCCGGCACCGGCCATCTGGAAAAAGCTGAATCTGGAGTGGGCCCACAGGCTCCTGTTCGCACCTGTTGCCAAAGGCCAGAAATCACGCTGGCGCAGACAATCCGCCCTGCCCAAATTCGTCTACCGGACGATGATCCGAAAATGA
- a CDS encoding vWA domain-containing protein, translating into MLRTHRNPRTIKNRLQRIFPALLLILCIAVLPFGGAAASAASAAPSHIDAVLLIDVSNSMNKSDKNKIANEAMKMFIDMLSTQGDKVGIVAYTDKVQREKALLGITSAGDKQDLKDFIDGLNRGPYTDIAVGMEEAVKVLENGSDPGHEPMIVMLADGNNDLDEASGATQARSDQELKAAVETAKQKGYPVYTIGLNADGKLNKEILSNLSDQTGGKAFTTDSADDLPQILSEIFASHLKLKVVPVPSITANGDYQEVTVNVPNGSVLEANISIMSSQPVTAKLSDPSGKEVAIPSDDVLVSKSSTYTLIKLLSPEQGDWKLQVKGVAKDKIDINLVFNYDLELKIDALPSQSYRKGDTVDISSHLFSNGAEVTESSLYQEMKAVLLATDVDTGTVQQIPMDNSGAEFKGAFEIQDNHEYDLKVRAEESSFYRESDVLKINAKTGTVATSPPGAGTTTGEEPVTDQKSSNTLYYIIGGIVLLLAAAAAFWLLRRRSNRGFVGQLVVEVLDGNTGEKTYPQYKKLAGFRGKFTLHQLLQLAPELKESEKLAFTPGNNDRLMLRGGEGISVERSGRAADTSRGLEMKSGDRVSVSLQTVDKTILLEYLI; encoded by the coding sequence ATGCTTCGTACACACCGTAACCCCAGAACGATCAAGAATAGACTGCAGCGCATTTTTCCTGCATTGCTGCTGATCCTATGCATCGCTGTCCTGCCTTTCGGAGGCGCAGCGGCCAGCGCTGCTTCTGCCGCGCCGTCCCATATTGATGCTGTACTGCTGATTGATGTCAGCAACTCCATGAACAAGAGTGACAAGAACAAGATCGCGAATGAAGCGATGAAGATGTTTATAGATATGCTGTCCACGCAAGGAGACAAGGTAGGGATCGTTGCCTATACCGACAAGGTGCAGCGCGAGAAGGCCCTGCTTGGCATCACCTCTGCCGGGGACAAACAGGATTTGAAGGATTTCATCGACGGACTGAACCGCGGACCTTACACGGATATAGCGGTCGGAATGGAAGAAGCTGTGAAGGTGCTGGAGAACGGCAGCGATCCTGGCCATGAGCCGATGATCGTAATGCTGGCCGACGGCAATAATGACTTAGATGAAGCCAGCGGAGCTACACAGGCCCGGTCGGATCAGGAACTGAAGGCCGCTGTAGAAACTGCGAAGCAGAAGGGGTATCCGGTCTATACGATCGGGCTCAATGCGGATGGTAAGCTGAACAAGGAGATTCTGTCTAATCTGTCCGATCAGACAGGCGGCAAGGCGTTCACAACAGATTCTGCGGATGATCTGCCGCAGATTCTCAGCGAGATTTTTGCCAGCCATCTGAAGCTGAAGGTGGTGCCGGTGCCGTCGATTACGGCGAATGGCGACTATCAGGAAGTGACGGTCAATGTGCCGAACGGCAGTGTACTGGAAGCGAATATTTCAATTATGTCCTCGCAGCCTGTAACCGCTAAGCTGAGTGATCCTTCCGGGAAGGAAGTCGCGATTCCTTCGGATGATGTGCTGGTGTCCAAGTCGTCTACCTACACGCTGATCAAGCTGCTCTCGCCGGAGCAGGGAGACTGGAAGCTCCAGGTCAAGGGTGTGGCGAAGGACAAGATCGATATCAATCTGGTATTCAACTATGATCTGGAGCTTAAGATTGATGCGCTGCCTTCCCAGTCCTACCGCAAAGGCGACACCGTCGACATCTCCTCGCATCTGTTCAGCAACGGTGCTGAGGTTACAGAGAGCAGCTTGTACCAGGAGATGAAGGCAGTGCTGCTGGCTACAGATGTTGATACCGGCACGGTGCAGCAGATTCCGATGGACAATTCGGGTGCTGAGTTTAAGGGTGCTTTTGAAATACAAGACAATCATGAATACGACCTGAAGGTCCGGGCTGAAGAGAGCAGCTTCTACCGGGAGAGCGATGTACTTAAGATCAATGCCAAGACGGGAACGGTGGCTACCAGCCCGCCGGGAGCGGGGACTACTACTGGTGAAGAACCGGTAACGGATCAGAAGTCCTCGAACACTCTGTACTATATTATTGGCGGGATTGTACTCCTGCTGGCTGCCGCCGCCGCATTCTGGCTGTTGCGCCGCAGATCAAACCGCGGTTTTGTCGGACAGCTGGTTGTGGAAGTGCTGGACGGCAATACCGGAGAGAAGACCTATCCGCAGTATAAGAAGCTTGCAGGCTTCCGGGGTAAATTCACATTACATCAGCTGCTGCAGCTGGCTCCTGAACTGAAGGAGAGCGAGAAGCTGGCCTTCACTCCGGGGAACAATGACCGGCTGATGCTGCGCGGGGGCGAAGGCATCTCCGTGGAACGGTCAGGGCGTGCCGCTGATACCTCGCGGGGCCTGGAAATGAAGAGCGGTGACCGCGTATCGGTCTCTCTGCAGACAGTAGACAAGACGATATTACTCGAATATTTGATATAA
- a CDS encoding MFS transporter has translation MESARPAADDMNSPVRSSGQAVNRSAVKVVICLGAFLSNLSAGMFNISLIDIAADLRFPVASAQWIVSIYLLVISVLLPVMGRLGDRFGRRKVHNLGLFAFAAGALGCALAQNEAMLLGFRVMQGAGASMYQATNMALIVSVFPAGQRGRALGLMSTFVAAGSMAGPGLGGFLIQWFTWESNFWLLAVVAAGVGVLAHRLIPRDSETAGGRLDLAGAAWFAACLSSLMIAFDLGGRSSFLSLPVLLLLATSAGMAAAYTAHARFSRSRDKRGPLGEFPPADSGVSLFTDRSFAAGIAITVITYMAAFAAQLALPSLLRISGAEPAWVGLIMIGYPLALVVTAPVSGSIADRKGPLGILTAGLLLMSVTLLALGFGSPVLRTSAMVLPVMLLGCAMGMITSPNTSIVMGQASKSQLGRVSSLLALSRNIGMMFGTAAGGLMIGDRGSPNGSFLAVFAVCAAAVGLSSVWQLYSFRHSSKRKAAEQLHIPYK, from the coding sequence GTGGAATCAGCCCGCCCTGCAGCGGATGATATGAATTCACCGGTACGGTCTTCAGGGCAAGCCGTGAACCGTTCGGCGGTCAAGGTGGTTATCTGCCTCGGGGCCTTTCTGTCCAATCTATCTGCCGGTATGTTCAATATTTCGCTCATCGATATTGCGGCTGATCTGCGGTTCCCGGTGGCCTCTGCCCAGTGGATCGTCAGCATCTATCTGCTGGTGATCTCGGTGCTGCTGCCTGTAATGGGCCGGCTGGGAGACAGGTTCGGCCGCCGTAAGGTGCATAATCTGGGCCTGTTCGCTTTCGCGGCGGGCGCCCTGGGCTGTGCGCTTGCCCAGAACGAAGCCATGCTGCTTGGCTTCAGAGTCATGCAGGGAGCCGGGGCCTCCATGTATCAGGCGACCAATATGGCCCTCATTGTCTCTGTATTTCCAGCCGGGCAGCGGGGCAGGGCACTTGGGCTGATGAGCACCTTCGTCGCTGCCGGCTCCATGGCAGGTCCCGGTCTGGGCGGGTTCCTAATCCAGTGGTTCACCTGGGAGAGCAACTTCTGGCTGCTGGCCGTAGTGGCGGCGGGCGTAGGCGTGCTTGCGCACAGGCTGATTCCCCGGGATTCGGAAACGGCCGGGGGCAGGCTGGATCTCGCCGGAGCTGCCTGGTTTGCGGCCTGTCTCTCCTCGCTGATGATAGCCTTCGATCTCGGCGGCCGCTCCTCATTCCTGTCTCTGCCCGTGCTGCTGTTGCTCGCAACTTCAGCCGGAATGGCGGCTGCTTATACGGCACATGCCCGCTTCTCCCGCAGCAGGGATAAGAGGGGGCCGCTTGGTGAATTCCCGCCAGCGGACAGCGGTGTCAGCCTGTTCACTGACCGGAGCTTTGCCGCCGGCATCGCCATTACGGTTATCACGTATATGGCGGCCTTCGCCGCACAGCTGGCTTTGCCCTCGCTGCTGCGTATATCCGGGGCCGAGCCTGCCTGGGTGGGGCTGATCATGATTGGATATCCGCTGGCGCTGGTGGTGACCGCTCCTGTCAGCGGGAGCATCGCGGACCGCAAAGGGCCGCTCGGCATCCTTACCGCCGGACTGCTGCTGATGAGTGTCACGCTGCTGGCGCTGGGCTTCGGCTCACCTGTGCTGAGGACAAGTGCAATGGTGCTGCCGGTTATGCTGCTCGGCTGCGCAATGGGGATGATTACTTCACCTAACACAAGTATTGTTATGGGGCAGGCGTCGAAATCGCAGCTTGGCCGGGTCAGCAGCCTGCTCGCCTTGTCACGCAACATTGGCATGATGTTCGGCACGGCGGCAGGCGGATTGATGATTGGTGACAGAGGCAGTCCGAACGGGAGCTTTCTGGCTGTATTCGCTGTCTGTGCAGCCGCAGTAGGCCTTTCTTCAGTCTGGCAGCTGTATTCTTTCCGTCACAGCAGCAAGCGCAAAGCGGCGGAACAACTCCATATACCCTATAAATAA
- a CDS encoding tubulin-like doman-containing protein: MKPIVREHIQQLDVSLGGGIVSDKIRVDTIDNPILIIGLGGTGIDALLRLKYQINRRFKLPEDPLSKKKRDKPDNVEFLAFETNEQDRGKKYKGIGLDPQNEFVLLANAEIGGLLQNRSILDSYITDWLSPELSITDGMNGAAGVRQAGRLLLFTKINQVVAAIDKKIKTLSVGTSKKLMVFLLTGLSGGTGSGAFLDIAYIVRGIIERDYGAAGIDRVNTLGYLFTPDVNLANKSLSEHTREYIRKNGYAALKELDYWMNVDSRGERFRQQYGNILSVNSPLPPFNLCHLISATNTEGKLLENAYDYCMNVTAENITNFMASEEKASGEEFAIHDYISNIRTNIAQMNKTYPANYEYNIIGASSAVLPIEEMTTYLAFRLFDKMDKMFHHAPGQEDVEKMARKLGIDLDTMIKTFESRVPEPLPGYQNSERLSHANVVKNQVVSMDTELEQNFLARAREEYIKAKKQLPGEITGRFGEELERIFLHPEQGPFYVSRLLYTEKGFCILKLIQSYIEALRESLLRLPRDIETAQDSAEEKLGDARSAFVSKEKKKNAYIEAKINEYWLHADVERTEQMIQFYEDLYELLNEENSRIYGVFTEILTALSSIFEKNGDILINGEEQADHKGNKTYYWNIVNVPDISATISKVMDQKDGDDLIRDFTREMLKHSGRWVKEQEIDIVRSISEFLSDKFGDLITRSMEDFLVMKYGREEPLDKFVERIIAGRLDEDAVPIFHLSNSSGSLHFPSWGFVSVPVKAPGILKGIRNYQNNALGKSQFTIKESQVKNRIFWLNTRNGVPLFVYTPLRVFEENYERTILDKEGIGRHLVMTDKDNWTYLPSPIPEKSWGDTYVNARVRDYNARVRADFLRALEAGVIIEKGIDENTSSRFSVNFTKPFDLDKMLSGYDLQLGSSRPNLGEVRKAAEELKALCAGGLEREGIKDIFGSINRELAQENLIRSPQLIARVREELAKYDALSAKAAELEVLVHQHLDEDKWIDQFIEALYTDTITKKGALYVYDRDEDEDAWEPFANLMKERSYVEYAVYRHFRALDEKSRSLLLRKAARRAGEMTAAEDVTPLLYKLEGMYVSFLEARDSLEYERVEHANGDEMYGFYKSLTGKLGSIRRKLK; this comes from the coding sequence ATGAAACCGATAGTAAGAGAACATATTCAGCAGCTCGATGTATCGCTTGGCGGAGGAATCGTCAGCGACAAAATAAGAGTGGACACCATAGACAACCCGATTCTGATTATCGGACTTGGCGGCACGGGCATCGATGCCCTGCTGCGCTTGAAATACCAGATTAACCGCCGCTTCAAGCTGCCTGAAGATCCATTGTCCAAGAAGAAACGGGATAAGCCCGACAATGTGGAATTCCTGGCGTTCGAGACCAATGAACAGGACCGCGGCAAAAAATACAAAGGCATCGGCCTCGACCCGCAGAATGAATTCGTGCTGCTGGCCAATGCCGAGATCGGCGGACTGCTGCAGAACCGCAGCATTCTTGATTCGTACATTACAGACTGGCTGTCGCCGGAGCTGAGCATCACGGACGGGATGAACGGAGCCGCCGGGGTGCGTCAGGCCGGACGTCTGCTGCTGTTCACCAAGATCAATCAGGTTGTGGCTGCGATTGATAAGAAGATCAAGACGCTGTCGGTCGGCACCAGCAAGAAGCTGATGGTTTTCCTGCTTACCGGCTTGTCCGGCGGAACAGGCAGCGGAGCTTTTCTGGATATTGCCTACATTGTCCGGGGGATTATTGAACGTGACTATGGCGCTGCCGGAATCGACCGCGTGAATACGCTGGGTTACCTGTTCACCCCGGATGTGAATCTGGCGAACAAGAGCCTTAGCGAGCATACCCGCGAGTATATCCGCAAGAACGGTTATGCTGCGCTCAAAGAGCTGGATTACTGGATGAATGTGGACAGCCGGGGCGAACGGTTCCGCCAGCAGTACGGCAATATCCTGAGCGTCAATTCGCCGCTGCCGCCGTTCAATCTGTGTCATCTGATCTCGGCGACGAATACGGAAGGCAAGCTGCTGGAGAATGCCTATGATTACTGCATGAATGTAACGGCGGAGAATATTACCAACTTCATGGCCAGCGAGGAAAAAGCCTCCGGCGAGGAATTCGCCATCCATGACTATATCAGCAACATCCGCACCAACATTGCGCAGATGAATAAGACGTATCCTGCGAATTATGAATACAACATCATCGGCGCTTCCTCGGCGGTGCTGCCGATTGAGGAAATGACCACATATCTGGCCTTCCGCCTCTTCGACAAGATGGACAAGATGTTCCATCACGCCCCGGGGCAGGAGGATGTGGAGAAGATGGCACGCAAGCTCGGCATTGATCTCGATACGATGATCAAGACCTTCGAGTCCCGTGTGCCGGAGCCGCTGCCCGGCTATCAGAACAGCGAGCGCCTCAGCCATGCGAATGTAGTGAAGAACCAGGTGGTCAGCATGGATACGGAGCTGGAGCAGAACTTCCTCGCCCGTGCGCGGGAAGAATACATCAAAGCGAAGAAGCAGCTGCCGGGCGAAATTACCGGACGTTTCGGCGAGGAGCTGGAGCGGATCTTCCTGCATCCGGAGCAGGGGCCGTTCTATGTATCCCGGCTGCTCTACACGGAGAAGGGCTTCTGTATCCTGAAGCTGATTCAGTCGTATATTGAAGCGCTGCGGGAGAGCCTCTTGCGTCTGCCGCGTGATATCGAGACGGCGCAGGACAGTGCAGAGGAGAAGCTGGGCGATGCGCGCAGTGCTTTTGTCTCCAAGGAGAAGAAGAAGAACGCCTATATCGAAGCCAAGATCAATGAATACTGGCTGCATGCCGATGTGGAGCGCACCGAGCAGATGATCCAGTTCTACGAGGATCTGTACGAGCTTCTGAATGAAGAGAACAGCCGGATCTATGGCGTATTCACGGAAATTCTGACAGCGCTCAGCTCAATCTTCGAGAAGAATGGCGACATTCTCATCAATGGCGAAGAGCAGGCTGATCATAAGGGTAACAAAACCTACTATTGGAATATCGTCAACGTGCCGGATATTTCGGCAACGATCTCTAAGGTGATGGACCAGAAGGACGGCGACGATCTGATCCGTGATTTCACGCGCGAAATGCTGAAGCATTCCGGACGCTGGGTCAAAGAGCAGGAGATTGATATCGTCCGTTCGATCTCTGAATTCCTCAGCGACAAGTTCGGTGATCTCATTACCCGTTCAATGGAAGATTTCCTGGTGATGAAGTACGGGCGCGAGGAGCCGCTGGATAAGTTCGTGGAGCGGATTATCGCCGGACGTCTGGATGAGGATGCGGTGCCGATTTTCCACCTCAGCAACAGCTCCGGCAGTCTGCACTTCCCGTCTTGGGGCTTCGTATCCGTGCCGGTGAAGGCGCCGGGTATTCTGAAGGGAATCCGCAATTATCAGAACAATGCGCTCGGCAAATCGCAGTTCACGATCAAGGAAAGCCAGGTTAAGAACCGGATTTTCTGGCTCAATACACGTAACGGGGTGCCGCTGTTTGTATATACGCCGCTGCGGGTGTTCGAGGAGAACTATGAACGGACCATCCTGGACAAGGAAGGCATCGGCCGCCATCTGGTGATGACTGACAAGGATAACTGGACCTACCTGCCTTCCCCGATTCCGGAGAAGTCATGGGGCGATACCTACGTAAATGCGCGGGTCCGTGATTATAATGCCAGAGTGCGTGCTGACTTCTTACGTGCCCTGGAGGCGGGTGTAATTATCGAGAAAGGCATCGACGAGAATACGAGCAGCCGCTTCTCGGTCAACTTCACGAAGCCGTTTGATCTGGATAAAATGCTAAGCGGTTATGATCTGCAGCTTGGCTCGTCGCGTCCGAATCTGGGCGAAGTGAGAAAAGCCGCTGAAGAGCTCAAAGCGCTGTGTGCGGGCGGCCTGGAACGTGAAGGAATTAAGGACATCTTCGGCAGCATCAACCGTGAGCTGGCCCAGGAGAACCTGATCCGCTCACCGCAGCTGATTGCCCGTGTCCGCGAAGAGCTGGCGAAATACGACGCATTGTCGGCCAAGGCAGCGGAACTCGAAGTGCTGGTCCATCAGCATCTGGATGAAGACAAGTGGATCGACCAGTTCATCGAGGCACTGTACACCGATACCATCACCAAAAAAGGTGCGCTCTATGTCTATGACCGTGACGAGGACGAAGATGCCTGGGAGCCGTTCGCGAACCTGATGAAGGAGCGCAGCTATGTGGAGTATGCCGTCTACCGCCATTTCCGTGCACTCGATGAGAAAAGCCGCAGTCTCCTGCTGCGCAAGGCGGCACGCCGGGCGGGAGAGATGACGGCGGCGGAAGATGTG